TTCGTTCCATAGATCATAATGGACTTATGGTGAACAAAATGACACGCTACATCTTGATTTTGTGTTTAATCCTATTTTCTCAAACTCAGTTTTTAACTGCGGATGAAGAACCCAAATTAGAACCGATTACAATTACAGTGCAGAAAGGAGAAAACCTTTCTCTCATCTCCAAAAAATATTTGGAAGATTCCAATCGATGGTCAGAACTTTTAAAATACAATAAAATTCCAAACCCCAACTTAATCAAACCGGGAATGACTCTAACAATTCCTGTCTTCCTTCGTAAACCTGTGATGGGAGTTGCCAGTTTCGTAGTAGGCAAAGTAGAATGGAATGGGGCCGGAGGATCGGGACCTTGGACTCCCGTGAAACTGGGACAAGAACTACACGCGAAAGACCAAATCAAAACTTCCGATAAAGGTAAAGTGGACATTCAAATCCGCGAAGTGGGACTCATTCGAGTTTTCCATGATAGCTTATTCGAAGTAAAAGGAAAAGAAACTCCTAACTCTGCTGTATCAGTAGCACTCTTTAAGGGGAGCTTGGATGCGAAGGTAAACAAGTCAGCGAACAAACAAGGCGATTACAAACTAACGATCGTAAATCCATCAGCGACTGCGGGGGTTAGAGGAACAGAGTTCCGTGTGGAATTGGATTCCAAACTCAATAGCACAACTTCCTGTTTTGAAGGAATTGTGGATGTGAATGCGGAAGGAAAAACAGTCACTGTGACTCAAGGTATGGCGACTTTCGTAGAAAAAGGAAAAGCTCCGGTAGAACCTTACTTAATTCCTGAAGCTCCCAAACTAAAAGCCGAATAAAGATACGAATGAAAAAGATTTCGATTCTTCTACTTTTAGCATCTTCGCTTTCATTTGTTTATTCGCAAACAGCAAGAAGGGAACTCAGTATCCTAATTGATGCTCCGAACGACGCAAATTTCGAATTGGAACTCTGGAAAGAAAATCCCGGAGACGGCGATGCTATCACCAAATCCGTTCCGGAAGTAATTCTATTCACCGGTAACAAAATCAAAGTCAATCCGAAAGACGAATTCGTTTTCTTTCGGGTGAGACGAATCGGAAATTTCGGAGCCAAAGGATTTTGGACCCAAGTGTATTCTGCGGATGTTGATCCAGGCTCCCCTCTTTCCGTACCCAATGAATTCAAACAAGCTCCCAAAGTATTTGCAAAGGTAGAAGAACCGGTGGTAGAACGACCGAGCGATACAGGTAGTTTTGTAGCCGTTCCCGACAAAGGAAACGTAACCCTTTATCTTACTCGCGAAAAATTAAACATCACGACTGCCGACTCGATGGCAGGAACTCTTGTAACACATTACAAGATCAATGATAGTATTTGGCAGACTCTGCCCGCTGGCGAGTTCCTCAGTTTTTCAGACGAAGGTGATTACAATCTGCAATACTACTCAGTGGATCGGGTAGGAAACAAGGAAGAAACCCGTTCCGTTCATTTTATCAAGGACACATTGGCGCCTAAGACTGATTTGGTGTGGCTGGATGAAAAACAAACGAACGGACAATCATCGGGTTATTATTCCCCCGAAACCAAGCTCAGTTTGAATTCCATTGATTTGGGAAGTGGTATCAGGGAAAGTTTTTATGCAGTTCAGTGTGCAAATTCCGGATCCGCCTCTTTCCAAAAGTATACTTCTCCTATATCGTTGAAAGACAGTTTCTCCGAATGCAAAAACCAATATCGTTTGCTTGTATATTCGGTGGATAAAGTAGGAAATAAAGAAGCAACACAAGTATTTGAAATCAACTACAGTTCTCTGGCAGTAGCGACTGTTCCGGAAGAGAAAAAGAACCAACCTTAAATCTTAAATCCGAATGACCGGGGCTGATACAATCAGCCCTGCTTTTACTACTTAGTTGCGATGATCGCTCCGTTTTTGGTAACAATCACAGTGTGTTCGAACTGAGTGACAAAAGATCCGTCTCTTGTCTTCAATGTCCAACCGTCATTCATTTCATATACATAATGAGCTCCCGTTGAAACAAAGGACTCAATTGCCAGTACCAAACCTTCGTTCAGCTTGAAGGTTTCTTTTTTATCTTCATAAGGCAATACTTGAGGAGGTTCGTGCAATTTACGGCCTGTTCCGTGGCCTGCCAGATTTTTTATCATCGTATAACCGTCGTTTTTTGCGGAAAGATGCATCGCCTTCCCTATATTTCGCAAATAGTTCCCTGTTTTCGCCTGGGAAATTCCTGCGAGGGTGCTGTTTTTGGCTGCCTGGCAAAGATGAACTCTTTCCTTTTGGGAAGTGCCTACCGTTATGGAAATACCGCAATCCGCATAAAAGCCGTCTAACTTTCCGGATACGTCGATGTTTACCAGATCACCTTCTTGTAATATTTTCGTTTCGGAAGGAATTCCATGTGCCGCTTCTTCATTTACGCTAATACAAGTGAAGCCGGGGAAATTATAATCGAATTTAGGAGCAGACATTGCTCCGAATTTATGAAAATAGCCTTCAGCTACCGAATCCAATTCTTTTGTACTGATCCCAGGTCTTACCAATTGAACCAAAACATCACGAACGAGGGCCACAAATTTCCCCGCTTTTAAAATCCCTTGCAATTCTTTTTCGTTTTGAATCGACATATATTATTAGAATTCCAATTTGTTTTGTATAGGAAACTATTTTATAAATACTTTTGTAAAATTTCCTTCAAAGCTTTCGTATCAATCGGCTTCGTTAAAAAATCATTCATACCTGCGGAAAAACATCTTTCCTTTTCTTCGACGAACGCACCTGCAGTCAGTGCAATGATAGGGACCTTTGTTCCATTTGAATTTTCGAATTCTCTAATAGTCTTCGTTGCGGTAAGGCCGTCCATTACCGGCATTTGAATGTCCATAAGTATCAGATCGGGTTTTTTCAATTGGAATTGGGTAACGGCGGCTTGTCCGTCTTCCGCTTCCACTAACGAAGCATTCGGATACCATTGGCTGAGGAATTTTTTCATCAATTGCCGGTTGATCAAATTATCTTCCACAAGTAAAATATTAGGGCCTGATATATCTTTCTTTGTCGAAGTATCTTCTTCCGAAAAAACCGTAGATCTATGATTTGACTCAGCTTGATGAATGGAACTAATCGCTTTGAATAAATCGTAAGACTTTACCGGTTTAACAAGCTTTTGGTTGATTCCGTAATCTACGGAATATTTGATGATCTTCATATCCTCACATGAGCTGTGAAGAAGAATGATGGGAAGATCCGTAGGAGAAAGTTTAAGTTCTTCCCGAATCCATCTGCTTGTTTCCAATCCGTCAAGAGCCGGCATTTGATAATCCATAATGACGACATCGAAAGGATCGGAGTTCATGATTTTCTCCAATGCTTCCTTACCATTTTCCGCTTCCTCAACGATTTGGCTCGAACCGATCAGAGTTTGGGATAATATTCTACGATTGTTGGCATTGTCATCCACGATCAAGACTCGTTTGGAATATCCAAATTCACCCAATGGTTTCTTATCATCTTTAAAAAATTCACAGACCAAATCGAAATAAAATACACTTCCTTTTCCGACTTCGGTTTCAAGTTTCAAAGATCCACCCATCATTTCCACAAGTGAGTCGGAGATAGCAAGGCCGAGACCGGTCCCGCCAAACTTGCGTGTAGTGGAGGCATCCCCTTGGGAAAATTCTTTGAACAATTTTTTTCTATCTTTTTCGCTGATTCCTATTCCGGTATCCCTTACCGAAAACAAAAATCGCCCTTTAGGAGTATCTGTTTCTTCGAATACCACTTGCAATTCGACTTCACCGGTATCGGTAAATTTGATTGCATTGCTCAAAAGATTCATAAGTATCTGTTTCAAGCGAACCGGATCGGCGATGATGAAACGAGGTAGATCTAGTTCGTAATTTAATAATAACTCCAAATTTTTCTCATCGGATTTGTATTTTAGAATATCGATGATTTGCTCCAAAAGCTCGATCAAATCCACTTCAACTTCATCGAGTTCCATTTTGCGTGCTTCGATTTTGGAAAAGTCCAGGATATCATTGATGATCCCAAGCAAGGAATTTGCGGAAACGATTGTATTATGAACGTATTCTTTTTGCAAAGGATCAAGTTCGGTATTTGATAATAACTCGGAAAAGCCGATCACTCCGTTCAAAGGAGTTCTGATCTCATGGCTCATATTCGCAACAAACTCCGATTTGGCGTGATTTGCAGCGTCAGCCTGTTCCTTCGCAAATAATAAAATCTGTTCGGATTGTTTTTTTTCCGTAATATCGGTTGTTACGATCACACAGGATTCATCTTCAAACGGAAGAGGCATGGCACTCACTTCCGTCCAGATAAAAGAACCGTCTTCTTTTTCAATCCCCACTTCCATCGCGTGAATAGGCCTTTGTTCTCTCAGTGCTATTGCAGTCGGCATATCATCAGATGACAAGAGTTTGCCGTTTGATCCGTAATATTTTCTTTGTTTATATAAACCTTGTTCCAGACCTTCTTTGGTAATGCCTACTATATCGCTTAGAGTTTGGTTGAACTCGGATAAGGTACGGTTTTTATCGACGATGGAAACTCCGATAGGAAGAATATCGAAAAGTTTAACCCATTTGGTAACACTTTCCCGCAAAGCACCTTTGGTATTTTTCTTCTCCGTAATATCTTCCAGAACCACAGCAAAATGATCCGGTTCGTGATAATAAACGGTTTCTTTGAACCAGCGATTTTTTTCCTTTACGAAATATTCGATTTCTCTTCTGGTTCGGTGAATTGTAATATTTCCGTAAACCTGGACTCGATCAAAATCCGATTTTGGTAATAAATCGGTTATCTCGGAAGCAAACCGATCGACAATTTTCTCGGAGAAAACACCTGTTAAATTTTCGAAAGCCGCATTAACGGCTAAGATTTGATAGTCTTTCGGTTGTTTTTCCTCATCCAAAATCAGACGGTGGTAGGCGAATCCGTAAGGAAGGCCTTCAATCAGACTTTGGTATATATGGAAATCCATGATTTAAGGAAATCAGACGAAAAAAACGGGAAAAATAGAAACTTTCGTAACTGAATTTGTCCGAGTTTGATTATTTTTTTTATGTTTAATGATAGGTGAAATCCTGGCTCATTGTAGCATATCTTATCATATTAAATGGCAATTCCACCCGAAAAAACCAATTCGATGAACCCAAAATTTTGGGAAGCCCGATTGGAACCTCCACTCGTAAGAATATCGGTCAAATCAATGTACCCGGCTTTTGCACCTAACTCCAAAAAATAGGTTTTCATAAATTCATAACGTCCCGCAGTATATGCCGAAACTCCGTAACCGGAAATATGAAAATTATTATTTTGCCCCTTTCCCATCACTCTGGCATCCGTCCGACAAACGACCATTCCGCCACCGACGGACGATACCCAGCTCAAAGCGGATTCCCCATTGGCAGCAGTCCAGAGAGGAATCAGGTATCCTGCATCCAGGAAAAGAAAATTGAGACCGTCCGTATGTTCGAATTTGAGAATGTCGGGGGTCAATGTGATCACTTCCTCCCCCCCGTGGTAACCTGCCATCTGCGCAATATGACCTGGAAATAAATACTGGAATGCAATCGACTCAATTGCGGGGTGAAGATTATTTTTTTGGATGACTAGCGGATCCACATAACCCGAGTAAGCCACCGGCTGTCCTTGCGTGACAACGTACTTCATATGATCCTGGCCGAATGCCAAAAAGAAATGGTCAGAAAAAAAATAGGAAGCTTTGAGATTGTACTGAGGAATTTCAAATTTAGTAGGATCAATGTACACTGCGGAAACCCGTTCAGGTTTGTCCTTTGCATCTACGGATTTATAAGTATAATGATAACCCGGACCCCGAAAGTTGATATCACTTTGGGTATAGTTCGATCTGTTGTAACCCCACTGGAGTGTCCATTTCCCCTTTCGGTTTCCCACATGATAGGGTGCTGCTCCCCCCTCTTCCTCCGCCGAAACCGAGCCAAAAACAAAGAAAAAACCAATAAAAAAGACAAAAAACAGAATGGAATTAGGAGCCCAAAAAAATGAAGTTTTTCTTTCTAATGACATATGAGTCGGATTTTCCTCGCTTAAAGAAATGAAAAATTACCCGGGGAAAGAGGAAAGATATTTATTCTGTTCCTCAATTCCCCGGAGAAAAATAGTTCGAAACCAAAAAGTTGATTTTAGGATTAAGTATAACAAAAAAAGGATAATATCCGTTAGGTTGTATCGCAAAAACCAATGACTCAAATAAGAAAGCGGAAAATGCGGGATTGTTTGACTGGACAGAACTCCTGACGAAAAAACTAATGAAGGTAGAGACCTTTCATGGCAAAATACCTCTCCAATTTTTCCATCTTTCAGTTTAGAGATTTCCGCTTTTTCATCATTTCCCGAT
The nucleotide sequence above comes from Leptospira kobayashii. Encoded proteins:
- a CDS encoding LysM peptidoglycan-binding domain-containing protein is translated as MTRYILILCLILFSQTQFLTADEEPKLEPITITVQKGENLSLISKKYLEDSNRWSELLKYNKIPNPNLIKPGMTLTIPVFLRKPVMGVASFVVGKVEWNGAGGSGPWTPVKLGQELHAKDQIKTSDKGKVDIQIREVGLIRVFHDSLFEVKGKETPNSAVSVALFKGSLDAKVNKSANKQGDYKLTIVNPSATAGVRGTEFRVELDSKLNSTTSCFEGIVDVNAEGKTVTVTQGMATFVEKGKAPVEPYLIPEAPKLKAE
- a CDS encoding response regulator, with the protein product MDFHIYQSLIEGLPYGFAYHRLILDEEKQPKDYQILAVNAAFENLTGVFSEKIVDRFASEITDLLPKSDFDRVQVYGNITIHRTRREIEYFVKEKNRWFKETVYYHEPDHFAVVLEDITEKKNTKGALRESVTKWVKLFDILPIGVSIVDKNRTLSEFNQTLSDIVGITKEGLEQGLYKQRKYYGSNGKLLSSDDMPTAIALREQRPIHAMEVGIEKEDGSFIWTEVSAMPLPFEDESCVIVTTDITEKKQSEQILLFAKEQADAANHAKSEFVANMSHEIRTPLNGVIGFSELLSNTELDPLQKEYVHNTIVSANSLLGIINDILDFSKIEARKMELDEVEVDLIELLEQIIDILKYKSDEKNLELLLNYELDLPRFIIADPVRLKQILMNLLSNAIKFTDTGEVELQVVFEETDTPKGRFLFSVRDTGIGISEKDRKKLFKEFSQGDASTTRKFGGTGLGLAISDSLVEMMGGSLKLETEVGKGSVFYFDLVCEFFKDDKKPLGEFGYSKRVLIVDDNANNRRILSQTLIGSSQIVEEAENGKEALEKIMNSDPFDVVIMDYQMPALDGLETSRWIREELKLSPTDLPIILLHSSCEDMKIIKYSVDYGINQKLVKPVKSYDLFKAISSIHQAESNHRSTVFSEEDTSTKKDISGPNILLVEDNLINRQLMKKFLSQWYPNASLVEAEDGQAAVTQFQLKKPDLILMDIQMPVMDGLTATKTIREFENSNGTKVPIIALTAGAFVEEKERCFSAGMNDFLTKPIDTKALKEILQKYL
- the map gene encoding type I methionyl aminopeptidase yields the protein MSIQNEKELQGILKAGKFVALVRDVLVQLVRPGISTKELDSVAEGYFHKFGAMSAPKFDYNFPGFTCISVNEEAAHGIPSETKILQEGDLVNIDVSGKLDGFYADCGISITVGTSQKERVHLCQAAKNSTLAGISQAKTGNYLRNIGKAMHLSAKNDGYTMIKNLAGHGTGRKLHEPPQVLPYEDKKETFKLNEGLVLAIESFVSTGAHYVYEMNDGWTLKTRDGSFVTQFEHTVIVTKNGAIIATK
- a CDS encoding LBF_2017 N-terminal domain-containing protein; amino-acid sequence: MKKISILLLLASSLSFVYSQTARRELSILIDAPNDANFELELWKENPGDGDAITKSVPEVILFTGNKIKVNPKDEFVFFRVRRIGNFGAKGFWTQVYSADVDPGSPLSVPNEFKQAPKVFAKVEEPVVERPSDTGSFVAVPDKGNVTLYLTREKLNITTADSMAGTLVTHYKINDSIWQTLPAGEFLSFSDEGDYNLQYYSVDRVGNKEETRSVHFIKDTLAPKTDLVWLDEKQTNGQSSGYYSPETKLSLNSIDLGSGIRESFYAVQCANSGSASFQKYTSPISLKDSFSECKNQYRLLVYSVDKVGNKEATQVFEINYSSLAVATVPEEKKNQP